Part of the Kamptonema formosum PCC 6407 genome, AATAATTTCCTCTGAACTCCGCAGTCTGGCAAGTTTCCACCCAGGTCTGATGTCTGGACAAATCCATTTGTCCCATTCGACATTAGTGGGACGTTTTTCAATATTCATTAGCATTATGTGATGCTTACCCTTGTGCCCTTCAAACTATCTATCGGGAGGGACACTCAACTTTTATGCGATATCTGGCGTTTATTTACAAAACTTTACGTCATGTCCTCGGAAAGACTGTATCTCGGCTTAAAAGGAAGAAGGAAGAAGGAAGAAGGAAGAAGGAAGAAGAAAGAAGAAAGAAGGATTTACCTAAGCTAAATATTCCCCAAAACTAACGTACAGCTTGTCTTTCTTATTCCCCATCCCTTGACAATCGAGAAAAAGCACCTTACACTGATATTACGAACACAAACTAAATTTCAATGATTACTAACTCTACTATTAATTGCAAACCTCCGAGCCGATGGCACGACGTTCTCGCCCCCCACAGCATCGGCTACCGGATCAAGCTGCTGGCCCAACTCAGCGGCCGCAGGTTTCAAGAACGGCTGGAACCCTTTGGTTTAACGCCTTTTCATTGGTTAGTGTTGTGCTGTCTGTGGCAAGAAGACGGCCTCCCCACTTCCAGCATTGGCGAGAAACTGCAACAGGTAGGGGGGACTTTAACAGGGGTGATCGATCGCATGGAAGAACGGGATCTAGTCCGCCGGGAACGCGATCCCAACGATCGCCGTATTTGGCGCATTTGGCTAACTCAAGCTGGCCGGGAACTGCAAGACGTACTCCCACCGATCGCACTCGGCATCCGCGAACAAGCTATGACCGGAATTTCGAGTGCCGATCGCGAACTCTTCTCAGAACTCATAGATCGGGCGATCGCCAATCTTTCCTAAGATTTCCTCCCTGGGATCGCCCTAATGGATGAAGTGCAACCATCACCACCTCTTGTAGATTTAAATTAATCCTCAAATCATCCTCATGAAAGAAGTCTAGCCGCCCTCACTCTTTGTAAACTCTAATTAATCCTCTAATACTACGTACTCTAAACAAAAGCAGCCTTAATACCATAAAACTACGCATTCTAAACAAACGACATCTTAGTAAATACCAGGAGAGAACCACAATGCAACGCCCTAACGAAGAAATCAACGCCGCCGAACTCAACGGCAAAGGACAAGGAGTCGCCCTTCTAGAAAAGCCAGATGTCGGCGTTGCAGATATCAGCGATAAAATGCCTGCGATCGAGACTGAGACAGCGATTGCACCCATTACCGAAACAGAGCAAAAACAGCCCCCAGCCGACCAGCCGAAGAAAGGCGGCCCGAACTTACTAATCTTGGGAATATTAGGAATAGGTGCGATCGCCGCTAGCACCTTTGGGTATAGATACTGGCAATACGCCTCCGCCCATATCGAGACGGAAAACGCCACAGTTTCCGGTCATATCCACCAAATCAGCACCCGTATTAACGGGACTGTCAGCGACGTACTCGTAGCCGACAACCAGCAAGTAAAACCGGGACAACTGCTAGTCAAACTCGACCCCCGCGACTACCAGGTTAAAGTCCAGTTAGCCCAAGCCGCTTTAGAAAGCGCCCGCCGCCAAGCTCAAGCGGCGGAATCGAGCGTGTCTCTAGCTTCTCAAACAAACCAAGGTAAGACAACGCAAGCTCAAGGGGATATCTCAACGGCCCAAGCTGCGATCGGCACTGCTCAAGCCGCTCTCAGAGAAGCCCAAGCCGGCGTACCCGCAGCCCAAGCTATTGTCGCCCAAGAAGAAGCCGGAGTCCCAGCAGCCCAGGCGAAGGTAACGCAAGCAGAATCAAGCATTCCCCAGGCCCAAGCGAGAGTTAGGGAAGCCCAAGCGGGAGTTTCTGGGGCGCAAGCGAGGTTAGCCCAAGCCGAGGCGACGGTGACAAAGGCTAAGGCAGATTTGCAGCGCTACGATGAACTATTTAAGGAAGGCGCGATCGCAGGTCAACAACTAGACACAGCCCGCCAAGCCTACGATGTCGCCGTTGCCCAAAAAACCGCCGCCCAACAGGGAATCGAACAAGCTAAGGCCCAAGTCGCACAGGCTCAACAAGGCGTAGCGACAGCCCAAGCAGCATTAGCTGAAGCCAAGGAAGGTGTTAACCAAGCCCAGGCAAAAGTTGCCCAAGCCAGAGTTGGGATAGCCAGCGCCGAAGCGAAAGTCGCCCAAGCGCAAGAGGGGATTACTTCGGCTCAATCAAAATTAGAAGCTTCCAGAGGCGGATTGCAACAGGCTCAAGCTACTGGTCAGCAAACCCAGGTCAATCGATCGCAGTACAATGCAGCATTAGGTGCGATCGCGCAGTCAGAAGCCACCCTCAAAGACGCTCAACTGCAACTTTCCTATACCAATATCACCGCCCCCGCTGCTGGAGTCATCGGACGAAAATCTGTAGAAGTTGGTCAGCGCGTGCAACCGGGAACTCCTTTAATGGCGATCGTTAGTAATGAGTATTGGGTGACAGCTAACTTTAAGGAAACGCAATTGACTAACATGAAACCCGGTCAAAAAGTAGAAATTAAATTAGATGCTTTCCCCAATCATAAGTTTGAGGGTCGAGTCGATAGTTTCTCACCAGCATCAGGTTCTCAGTTTGCCTTATTGCCTCCCGATAATGCTACTGGCAACTTTACAAAAATTGTCCAACGGATTCCAGTAAAAGTTGTGTTTGATGGCGAAAGTGTCAAAGGATATGAATCGCGGATTGCACCGGGAATGTCTGCTGTTGTCAACGTTGAAATTAAATAGTTAGTTAACGGTTAACTGTTAACTGTTAACTGTTAACGGTTAACTGTTAGTGGTTAGTTGTCATTGCGTTGGCGTAGCCTGCGTAATGACAAAAGCCAACTACTAACAATTAACAACTAACCACTAACAATTAACAATTAACAATGATCGCACTTCCCCCAGCACTACGTTCTAGAAACTACCGCCTATTTTTCGCCGGACAGGGAATCTCTCTAATTGGCAATTGGATGACACAAATCGCTTCAATTTGGTTAGTTTATCATTTAAGCCAATCAGCTTTTTTACTAGGTGTAGTTGGATTTGCTGGTCAACTTCCCACTTTGATTGTCATACCATTTGCCGGAGTTTTAATAGATAGGTGGAATCGCCACCGAGTTCTAGTTATTACTCAAATACTTGCTATGATCCAGTCATTAGCACTAGCATTTTTGGCACTAACAGGAACAATTAATATTTGGCAAATCGTTATCCTGAGTTTTTGTCAAGGTGCAATCACCGCTTTTGATGCGCCAGCGCGTCAAGCTTTTGTACCTGAAATGGTAGAAAGGAAAGAACATTTAGCAAATGCGATCGCGATCAATTCTTCGATGTTCAATGCAGCAAGATTAGTCGGGCCTGCAATTGGAGGTTTGCTAATAGCTAACGTTGGGCCAGGTTACTGTTTTCTAATTGATGGTCTCAGCTACATCGCAGTAATTGCAAGTTTGTTAGCGATGAATGTTAAGCCTCGGAAACTAGCAGTCATTACTACTAATCCTTTAGAAAGATTTAAAGAAGGATTTGCTTATGTCTTTGGTTTTCATCCCATTCGTTCTATTTTAATATTATTAGCATTAATCTGCTTTGCTGGAATGCCATATACAATTCTAGCACCAATTTTTGCTACCAACATTCTACATGGAGGCCCTGAAACTTTGGGCTTTTTAATGGCAGCTTCAGGAATCGGAGCCTTATCGGTTGCGATTTATTTGAGTACGCGAAAAAGTGTACTAGGGTTAGGCAAATTAATTGCTATTTCGCCCGCAATTATGGGTTTAGGACTCATCGGTTTTGCAGCCTCGCGCCAGTTGTGGCTTTCATTAATAATGATGTTGGTAATTGGCATTGGTTTTATCCTCAATGTTACATCAAGCAACACCTTTTTACAAACAATAGTTGAAGATGACAAACGGGGGCGAGTAATGAGTATTTACGCGATGGCATTATTTGGTGCTACTCCTTTTGGCAATTTAATTGCTGGTGGGTTAGCTAATTATATCGGTGCTCCTAATACATTAATGATTGGAGGTATGATTTGTATTTTTAGCTCATTTATTTTTGCTAAGCAGTTACCAACGTTAAGGCGCTTAGTTAGACCGATTTATATGGAAATGGGTTTATTAAGTAAATCCACCTAATTAAATATAAGATAAGGATCGCTAAAAAGCCGACTGTATAAACATTCTTCCTTCTCTCCTAGATAACTAAATTTTTCTCTCCTAGATAACTAAATTTTTCTTCCTTCTTCCTTCTCTCCTAGATAACTAAATCCTTCTTCCTTCTTCCTTCTCTCCTAGATAACTAAATTTTTCTTCCTTCTTCCTTCTTCCTTCTTCCTTCTTCTTAGTTTCTCACAGCAACTCTAGATAGGTGTCAATCAATGGCTAATACCAATACGATTCAACAGCAGCCATCCGAAGATCGCGTTCCCTTAAAAACTTGGATTGGTTTAATGGGAACCATTTTAGGCGCTTTCATGGCAGTTTTGGATATTCAAATTACCAACGCTTCCCTCAGAGATATTCAAGCCTCCTTGGGCGCAACCTTAGAGGAAGGTTCTTGGATTTCTACGTCTTATTTAGTAGCCGAAATTGTAGTAATTCCTCTCACTGGTTGGCTATCGCGGGTATTTTCTATCCGGTTGTATTTATTGGTCAATGCGGCCTTATTTACCTTCTTTTCGGTCTGCTGTGCTTGGGCATGGGATTTGAATTCAATGATTATATTCCGCGCCTTACAAGGGTTCACAGGTGGTGTATTAATCCCGATGGCTTTCACATTTTTGCTGACTAATTTACCACCATCAAAAGTACCAGTTGGTATGGCAATGTTTGCGATTACAGCCACCTTTGCACCGTCAATTGGGCCAACCATCGGAGGGTGGCTGACGGAGAATTATGGATGGGAATATGTCTTTTATTTAAACTTAATTCCGGGGATGCTTCTGCTAGCTGCTGTGTGGTATGCCGTTGACCCTCAACCACTGCAAACTCAACTGCTAAAAGGGGGAGATTGGTGGGGAATTATCTCAATGGCAATTGGGTTAGGTTCCCTCCAAGTTGTGTTAGAAGAAGGAAGTAGGAAAGACTGGTTTAGTTCTGATTTAATCGTGCGTTTAAGCATCATTTCTGTTATTTTTTTGAGCCTGTTTTTCTGGATTGAACTGACTCGGAAACGACCTTTTATTAATTTGCGCTTGCTGACGCGGAGGAATTTCGGCTTAGCAAGTATTGTGAATGTATCGCTAGGGGTGGGATTGTACGGTTCTGTGTACATTTTACCCCTGTATTTAGGTCAGATTCAGCAATACAATTCTATGCAAATTGGTGAGGTGATTATGTGGGCGGGAGTCCCCCAATTATTCATAGTTCCAATGGTGCCCAAATTAATGCAGCGTGTTGATATGCGGCTGATGATTGGGATAGGAGTTAGTTTGTTTGCGGTGAGTTGTTTTATGAATGCTTATATGACTCATGACTATGGTATCAATGAGTTGCGTTGGTCGCAATTAGTACGGGCTATGGGACAGCCTTTAATTATGGTTCCTCTCTCGACGATTGCAACTGCTGGTATGGAGAAACAAGAGGCGGGTTCTGCTTCGGGATTGTTTAATATGATGCGAAATTTAGGGGGTTCGATGGGGATTGCTGCTTTGGCAACTTTGGTGACGCGGCGAGAACAATTTCACTCGAATCAATTGGGTGATTCTGTATCGTTATATAACCCGGAAACGCAAGCAAGACTTAATCAAATAACTCAGTATTTTGTAAGCAGAGGTTCGGATTTGAGTGTGGCGCAAGATCAAGCGATCGCAGCTATTTCTAATATCGTTCGCCGGGAAGCTTATGTGATGGCTTTTAATGATTGTTTTTACTTTGTGGGGATTGCTTTGCTATTAAGTGGAATTGCGGTAATCTTCTTTAAAAAGGTGAAGTCTGCTGGGGGCGGGGGAATGGTTCATTAAACCGATAAAGAGGTTTAGAAGTAGTTTTGACATCTCTCCAAACCTCTCTCCTATAAGATTTACGCAGGTCGTCCCAGAAACCGGGTTTTTGACAAAATCTGTGGCTAACAACTAAGTATTTTCGTCAAAAAACCCGGTTTCTCTGGTTGGGTGCGTAAGTCCTCTCCTAAAAAAAGAGAGGCTTACTTATCTACAGTTTACTTCTACAGTTTCCTAAACTCGATAGTTCCGATCTAACTTCAAAAATGTTTGCAGCAATACGTTGGCTCCCTCGGTACATTGCTCTGGAGATGTATATTCATCTTCTGCATGGCTAATTCCTCCAAGACTGGGGACAAAAATCATCCCCATGTCAGTAAAACGTCCTATTTCTTGAGCGTCATGTCCGGCTCGACTAGGTAAATAGTAATAGCTTAAGTTTGATTCTTGGCAAACTTGCGCGATCGCATCTTGTATATGGGTGGCTGCTAGGGTAGGTAAGACGTGCAAAGTCTGAGCCATTACTACTTCTGTTTGGGTAGCAGATGCGATCGCATTAAATTCCTGTTTGATTTTTCCTAGTAAGTTATCTAAATGACTTTGGGAAAGGTCGCGCAAATCAATTTTAAAATCAACTTTTGCTGGTACAGTATTCGCTGCATTCGGTGAAACGTTGAAGTATCCTACTGTTGCTACTTGTTCTCCCGGAGTTTCAACTCCTATCTTATTTACAGCTAGTACCATTTGAGCAGCGGCAACTAAGGCATCTTTTCTCATGTTCATCGGTGTTGTGCCGGCATGGTTGGGACGACCTGTAACTGTTACTGTGTAGCGATATTGTCCGACAATTCCTTTGACAACTCCAATTCGATCGCCTGTATTTTCTAATACGCCGCCTTGTTCGACGTGGAGTTCTACGAAGGCTGCAATTTCACTAGGATTACGTTTGGCTGTTGCTATTTTTGACCAATCGCCGCCAATTTGTTCTAAGCAAGTTTGAATGGGAGTACCATCGTTGCGGCGGTAATATTCTGGGTCATTGAGAACATTGCCTGCCATTGCTTTACAGCCAATTACGGTACACTCTTCATCAGTAAAGACGATTACTTCGATCGCATGATTGAGTCGGATGCCATTTTCATGCAGGACTCGCACTACTTCGATACCTGCGAGCACTCCTAAAACTCCATCGTAACGGCCGCCTACGGGTACTGTATCAATGTGCGAACCTGTTGCCAGTGCGGGGGCTCCTTCTTCACGTCCGGCATACCTACCGATGATGTTTCCCGCTGTATCAATGCGAACAGTCATTCCTGCGTCTACCATCCAAGATTGTACTAATTGCCGAGCTAGCAAGTCTTCTTTTGTGAATGCTACTCGGCTTACGCCTCCGTTTGGTAATTTACCGATTTCTGCGAGTTGGTAAATGCTGCGATCGAGGCGCGAACCATTGACTACAGGGATTAATGTAATAGTCATAAAATATGCTCCAAATAATCTGGGATTGAGGCTAGGAGAAGAATTGAATAGTAGATTGCTGGCGCGATCGCTACTTGGAAGAAGACAAAACTTAGAAGTCAATCGTCAATCGCTAAAATGCACTCTTGAACGGGGATTGAGAATTTTTGAGGACACAGGCTACTTCTGTATACTGTATACAATAGCTCTCAAACAGCAGAGTAAATGTAGCGATTTATACAATTTGTCAAAAATTTGAGCGATCGCCACTGAGGAGAAGAGAGGAGTCAGAAATCAACCGTCAATGTCCCGCAGGATAAATGTGCCTGCGGACTATTAATTTGAGGATAAAATTGCTACAGTGAAAGTTTTGCAGTTATCACAACGCTCGCGCAGCAGGAGACAACCACTATGGCCCGTATGTACTACGATGCCGACGCTAACTTAGACCTCTTAGCCAACAAAACCATCGCAATCATCGGCTATGGTTCTCAAGGTCACGCTCACGCCCTCAACCTTAAGGATAGCGGCATGAACGTCATTGTCGGCCTATATCCCGGCAGTAAATCTGCAACCAAAGCAACTGAAGCCGGTTTGACAGTTCATCCAGTTGATAAAGCTGCCGCTGCCGCTGACTTCATTATGATTCTGCTTCCCGATGAAGTCCAAAAAACTGTTTACAAGCAGGAAATTGAGCCGCATTTGACAGCCGGAAAAGTGCTAGCTTTCGCTCATGGCTTTAACATTCACTTTGGCCAAGTTGTCCCCCCTGCTGATGTAGATGTGGTGATGGTTGCGCCTAAAGGCCCCGGACATTTGGTGCGGCGGACTTACGAACAGGGTGAAGGTGTTCCTAGTTTATTTGCAGTTTACCAAGACGCTTCCGGTCAAGCACGCGATCGCGCAATGGCCTACGCTAAAGGCATCGGTGGCACACGCGCCGGCATCCTGGAAACCAGTTTCCGCGAAGAAACCGAAACTGACCTCTTTGGCGAACAAGTTGTGCTTTGCGGCGGCTTAAGCGCGTTAATTAAAGCCGGATTTGAAACATTAGTTGCAGCGGGATATCAGCCAGAATTAGCATACTTTGAATGCCTCCACGAAGTTAAACTAATCGTTGATTTAGTAGTAGAAGGCGGCCTCGCTAAAATGCGTGACAGTATTTCCAATACAGCAGAATACGGCGATTTAACTCGCGGCCCTCGGATTGTTACTGACCAAACCCGCGCTGAAATGCGTAAAATCCTGAGTGAAATTCAATCAGGTCAATTTGCCCGTGAATTTGTACTAGAAAATCAAGCTGGTAAACCCGGATTTACTTCGATGCGTCGTCAAGAAGCAGAGCATCCTATTGAAGAAGTAGGCAAAGATTTGCGAGCGATGTTTAGCTGGTTGAAAAAGCAAGCTTAAAGCGAAGGAAGATGGGGAGCGGGGGAGATGGGGGGCGGGGGAGATGGGGAGCGGGGGAGATGGGGAGATGGAACAGGAAAGATAAAGATTTCCCCTCTGCTCCTCTGCCCCCCTGCCCCCCTGCTCCTCTGCTCCTCTGCTCCTCTGCTCCTCTGCTCCTCTGCTCCTCTGCTCCTCTGCCCCTCTGCTCCCCCGCTCCCCTGCCCCATCCCTCTCAAGGGCTGGGACTTGCCTTTTGCTCTAAGTTTTCTATATCCTTCTGTCTTTGCTCGTTGGTATTCTTCGGCTTCAACCACTTGGGCCATAGTCCGACTACAAAATTTCTGCTTTGTAAGCTAGCATCTTTTACAGGTTTAGGTAGAAAAGTAAAGCTGTCGCCCCACATAACAAATACCACAGCTAAGAACAGGAAAAAAGGAAGAAAGTTTTTTGATTTTTTTGCTGACATAAGTGGAACGGGGTTGAGGTGATCGATGTGCGCTATTTCAGTTGGCTCACTAATAATTACAAGGTAACATAAGGAGCAAGCTTAGAAGCAAACTAGCTCAGAACTTACGTATTAAAGTCGGAAACTCGGCTCCTCCGAACTCCCCTTAAAAAAAGGGCTGATTTTCCTCTGTTTTTAACGTAGTAGATTGCTTCGCTTTGCTCAGATTGCTTTATGCTGAGTAACTGCGCTGCGCTTGACTGGGCTTCGGGGTTGATTCAGCTTGCTTCTGACACTTGCAACTGCACTTTGCAGCTTATAATTTGAAGATAAAAGCGTTCGTCCGAAAGCAGCAGGGAAAAGATTTAGATTATAAGTATTTCCCGACTATTTTT contains:
- a CDS encoding MarR family winged helix-turn-helix transcriptional regulator; the protein is MITNSTINCKPPSRWHDVLAPHSIGYRIKLLAQLSGRRFQERLEPFGLTPFHWLVLCCLWQEDGLPTSSIGEKLQQVGGTLTGVIDRMEERDLVRRERDPNDRRIWRIWLTQAGRELQDVLPPIALGIREQAMTGISSADRELFSELIDRAIANLS
- a CDS encoding HlyD family efflux transporter periplasmic adaptor subunit; the encoded protein is MQRPNEEINAAELNGKGQGVALLEKPDVGVADISDKMPAIETETAIAPITETEQKQPPADQPKKGGPNLLILGILGIGAIAASTFGYRYWQYASAHIETENATVSGHIHQISTRINGTVSDVLVADNQQVKPGQLLVKLDPRDYQVKVQLAQAALESARRQAQAAESSVSLASQTNQGKTTQAQGDISTAQAAIGTAQAALREAQAGVPAAQAIVAQEEAGVPAAQAKVTQAESSIPQAQARVREAQAGVSGAQARLAQAEATVTKAKADLQRYDELFKEGAIAGQQLDTARQAYDVAVAQKTAAQQGIEQAKAQVAQAQQGVATAQAALAEAKEGVNQAQAKVAQARVGIASAEAKVAQAQEGITSAQSKLEASRGGLQQAQATGQQTQVNRSQYNAALGAIAQSEATLKDAQLQLSYTNITAPAAGVIGRKSVEVGQRVQPGTPLMAIVSNEYWVTANFKETQLTNMKPGQKVEIKLDAFPNHKFEGRVDSFSPASGSQFALLPPDNATGNFTKIVQRIPVKVVFDGESVKGYESRIAPGMSAVVNVEIK
- a CDS encoding MFS transporter, translating into MIALPPALRSRNYRLFFAGQGISLIGNWMTQIASIWLVYHLSQSAFLLGVVGFAGQLPTLIVIPFAGVLIDRWNRHRVLVITQILAMIQSLALAFLALTGTINIWQIVILSFCQGAITAFDAPARQAFVPEMVERKEHLANAIAINSSMFNAARLVGPAIGGLLIANVGPGYCFLIDGLSYIAVIASLLAMNVKPRKLAVITTNPLERFKEGFAYVFGFHPIRSILILLALICFAGMPYTILAPIFATNILHGGPETLGFLMAASGIGALSVAIYLSTRKSVLGLGKLIAISPAIMGLGLIGFAASRQLWLSLIMMLVIGIGFILNVTSSNTFLQTIVEDDKRGRVMSIYAMALFGATPFGNLIAGGLANYIGAPNTLMIGGMICIFSSFIFAKQLPTLRRLVRPIYMEMGLLSKST
- a CDS encoding DHA2 family efflux MFS transporter permease subunit; this encodes MANTNTIQQQPSEDRVPLKTWIGLMGTILGAFMAVLDIQITNASLRDIQASLGATLEEGSWISTSYLVAEIVVIPLTGWLSRVFSIRLYLLVNAALFTFFSVCCAWAWDLNSMIIFRALQGFTGGVLIPMAFTFLLTNLPPSKVPVGMAMFAITATFAPSIGPTIGGWLTENYGWEYVFYLNLIPGMLLLAAVWYAVDPQPLQTQLLKGGDWWGIISMAIGLGSLQVVLEEGSRKDWFSSDLIVRLSIISVIFLSLFFWIELTRKRPFINLRLLTRRNFGLASIVNVSLGVGLYGSVYILPLYLGQIQQYNSMQIGEVIMWAGVPQLFIVPMVPKLMQRVDMRLMIGIGVSLFAVSCFMNAYMTHDYGINELRWSQLVRAMGQPLIMVPLSTIATAGMEKQEAGSASGLFNMMRNLGGSMGIAALATLVTRREQFHSNQLGDSVSLYNPETQARLNQITQYFVSRGSDLSVAQDQAIAAISNIVRREAYVMAFNDCFYFVGIALLLSGIAVIFFKKVKSAGGGGMVH
- a CDS encoding Zn-dependent hydrolase gives rise to the protein MTITLIPVVNGSRLDRSIYQLAEIGKLPNGGVSRVAFTKEDLLARQLVQSWMVDAGMTVRIDTAGNIIGRYAGREEGAPALATGSHIDTVPVGGRYDGVLGVLAGIEVVRVLHENGIRLNHAIEVIVFTDEECTVIGCKAMAGNVLNDPEYYRRNDGTPIQTCLEQIGGDWSKIATAKRNPSEIAAFVELHVEQGGVLENTGDRIGVVKGIVGQYRYTVTVTGRPNHAGTTPMNMRKDALVAAAQMVLAVNKIGVETPGEQVATVGYFNVSPNAANTVPAKVDFKIDLRDLSQSHLDNLLGKIKQEFNAIASATQTEVVMAQTLHVLPTLAATHIQDAIAQVCQESNLSYYYLPSRAGHDAQEIGRFTDMGMIFVPSLGGISHAEDEYTSPEQCTEGANVLLQTFLKLDRNYRV
- the ilvC gene encoding ketol-acid reductoisomerase, producing MARMYYDADANLDLLANKTIAIIGYGSQGHAHALNLKDSGMNVIVGLYPGSKSATKATEAGLTVHPVDKAAAAADFIMILLPDEVQKTVYKQEIEPHLTAGKVLAFAHGFNIHFGQVVPPADVDVVMVAPKGPGHLVRRTYEQGEGVPSLFAVYQDASGQARDRAMAYAKGIGGTRAGILETSFREETETDLFGEQVVLCGGLSALIKAGFETLVAAGYQPELAYFECLHEVKLIVDLVVEGGLAKMRDSISNTAEYGDLTRGPRIVTDQTRAEMRKILSEIQSGQFAREFVLENQAGKPGFTSMRRQEAEHPIEEVGKDLRAMFSWLKKQA